A stretch of the Leptospiraceae bacterium genome encodes the following:
- a CDS encoding TetR/AcrR family transcriptional regulator has product MKKNKEGEVRKQEILDTSLQLFETTGYNKTTIQVILNEVGIGKGTFYYYFKSKEEILDTIVRNCFLSEFQSLKKLAEDNSLSAIEKINTLFSHSHEKCEYKRLQLKSRISSILLDEENISLFFKYTKYFFREAKTSYIQIIKQGIQEGSMKTTSASKTTRALLYNMIHQKASLEKKIKKEKDDK; this is encoded by the coding sequence TTGAAAAAGAACAAAGAAGGAGAAGTTCGAAAACAGGAAATTCTCGACACTTCTCTTCAGCTATTTGAAACAACAGGATACAATAAAACGACTATTCAGGTTATACTGAATGAAGTAGGAATAGGAAAGGGAACTTTTTACTACTATTTTAAATCCAAGGAAGAAATTCTGGATACCATTGTCCGGAATTGTTTCCTGAGTGAATTCCAATCCCTGAAAAAATTGGCTGAAGATAATTCCCTGAGTGCCATTGAAAAAATCAATACTCTATTCTCTCACAGTCATGAAAAATGTGAATACAAGCGATTACAATTAAAATCTCGAATCAGCTCGATTCTATTAGATGAAGAGAATATATCTCTTTTTTTCAAGTATACAAAGTATTTTTTTAGAGAAGCCAAAACAAGTTATATACAAATTATCAAGCAGGGCATTCAAGAAGGAAGTATGAAGACAACTTCTGCGTCCAAAACTACCAGGGCACTACTCTACAACATGATCCATCAAAAAGCTTCCCTGGAAAAAAAAATCAAAAAAGAAAAAGATGATAAATAG
- a CDS encoding Cys-rich protein — protein sequence MLNIKKLFQYSPMLLAIGFTLTFLIYKDINAKKISGFTQNEAISDHSCTELCQTLKSCATQFAPGLDMKRYPGFDSGCFMGCKKQAKMLPSCLIKDNLSCKDLSNCLQNTSTFNVKKM from the coding sequence ATGTTAAATATAAAAAAACTATTTCAGTATTCTCCTATGCTACTGGCTATCGGTTTTACACTAACCTTTTTGATCTATAAGGATATAAACGCAAAAAAAATTTCCGGGTTCACACAAAATGAAGCGATTAGTGACCATAGCTGTACAGAACTCTGCCAAACCTTAAAAAGTTGCGCAACTCAATTCGCACCCGGACTTGATATGAAGCGTTATCCGGGCTTTGATTCGGGTTGCTTTATGGGTTGCAAAAAACAGGCAAAGATGCTTCCTTCCTGTTTAATAAAAGACAATTTGTCCTGTAAAGACTTAAGTAACTGTCTGCAAAATACATCTACTTTTAATGTAAAGAAAATGTAG
- a CDS encoding M50 family metallopeptidase → MTKTGKLSLLISILLLLLAFWDNEYMKHIRGLVVLIHEVSHALAALFTGGLVEKISIHSNNSGETIAVAGKGSFLFIVSAGYLGSSFAGGFLLNRGLKDEHVKPLLLGLGLILAFLSFFYSSMEDLAFITGIAWGTFFFLSGLFGGKYGRYLLIFIGTCLGLYSVYDLFDFIGNIHLTDAGILASYLLGKPPMSEEIRDLGYIIALLWSFISCFLLYAFISNAMNIEDDKDLGLEEMLEQVNRGNVQPEVADWFLNKGLDLDGKPLTNETIKKIYEVKNKHHV, encoded by the coding sequence ATGACAAAAACCGGTAAACTTTCTCTACTTATATCCATACTGCTTTTACTTCTGGCATTCTGGGATAATGAATATATGAAACATATCCGGGGATTGGTGGTTCTGATTCACGAAGTCTCTCATGCCCTGGCAGCACTTTTTACCGGCGGTCTGGTAGAAAAGATAAGTATTCATAGCAATAATTCGGGAGAAACCATAGCTGTAGCCGGCAAAGGTTCTTTTTTATTTATCGTTTCTGCCGGCTATTTGGGTTCTTCTTTTGCCGGTGGTTTTTTATTAAACCGGGGTTTAAAAGATGAACATGTAAAACCTCTCCTCTTAGGACTGGGGTTAATTCTTGCGTTTTTAAGTTTTTTCTATTCGAGTATGGAAGATTTGGCCTTTATCACAGGTATTGCCTGGGGAACTTTCTTTTTTCTTTCTGGTTTATTCGGAGGGAAATATGGTCGTTATCTTTTGATATTTATCGGAACCTGTCTCGGACTTTACAGCGTTTATGATCTTTTTGATTTTATAGGAAATATACACCTGACCGATGCCGGCATTTTAGCATCCTATCTACTCGGCAAACCTCCCATGTCAGAAGAAATTCGGGACTTAGGTTATATTATTGCCCTTTTATGGTCTTTTATTAGTTGTTTTCTCTTATATGCGTTTATTAGTAATGCCATGAATATTGAAGATGACAAAGATTTGGGTTTAGAAGAAATGTTAGAGCAGGTAAATAGGGGGAATGTTCAACCGGAAGTTGCTGACTGGTTTTTGAACAAGGGATTGGATTTAGATGGTAAGCCCTTAACGAATGAAACGATTAAAAAAATTTATGAGGTAAAAAACAAACATCATGTCTAA
- a CDS encoding transglycosylase domain-containing protein has product MQNRRPADRNKVKTVLGKEEVEKGSFTCSNCGSLSRLSRIPQRPGLYKITCFHCKEPTYLRVSPPSPPPEIPAEEPKASKHSNILEEAIRKKKEEKKHRTVQETEAVNVPKEKGKGIFEETPVERKPLYETEALESEEEPVLKPTPEIKKEKERDFIPKRPVLRDFLWEKNVPLILRSRGLLIFSILFAIAMIFGLTFLVMSFNKATENLDGLLTELSKNKPSMVYDRSGNLLSEIYQKKVGTSNLEDFPKGLVQMILAVEDRNFYDHGGIDYIAIFRALFRNISHFGYSQGASTITMQLSRILIKDRQKSLSRKFREAEIAFALETRLKKDEILKAYLNQVYLGHGAYGFENAAMYYFNRELKDLKVKEMILLASLASAPERYSPFKHRELSKKRVKIIVEQLIRYNIIQPSIRAEIDDFYAGLKPPPYKSVFKGRYDEAPYVTEHVRSILKAVNPDKNIYYEGGFKIETTIQLDLQKQAILDTQKHVDYLTGKKGGIKKVWLKKDEKPPVSDDSTLQAAVIGLDPQTGEILFMHGGGDRFHQDNQLNRAIQIRRQTGSSIKPVLYAAAIDSGKVHTGMRVMDAKVFYRGKNGEKDWTPNNFDKEYLGEISLRTALEKSKNTVAVQIAEKIGLSTVARYYQQFFFPDPQEYKKRYRDDLSVALGSLEFSPLEMATVFSSFANDGKIQRPYLIRRITSSTGKVIYEYDLNDEFNMKIPFERRVVNPDTAEVMISLMTSSARYSSVRKTGYKGIVAGKTGTTNDYKDAWFVGLKPNLSLAVWIGYDDSAYGMGPKGVGSLAAAPLWGTIAAHADTLAVLPKRSFTFSKNAEQIEICKETGLDASACPCEAKEKEFFTSKAKPSKECIAPAVDKSNSIQSLF; this is encoded by the coding sequence ATGCAAAATAGACGCCCTGCCGATAGAAATAAGGTGAAAACCGTCTTAGGCAAAGAGGAAGTAGAAAAGGGCAGTTTTACCTGTTCTAATTGTGGTAGTTTATCAAGACTCTCCCGGATCCCGCAGAGACCGGGCCTATACAAAATCACCTGCTTTCATTGCAAGGAACCAACCTATCTCAGAGTTAGCCCACCTTCTCCTCCACCGGAAATACCGGCAGAAGAGCCAAAAGCTTCAAAACACTCCAATATCTTAGAAGAGGCCATCCGAAAGAAAAAAGAAGAAAAAAAACACCGGACAGTTCAGGAAACGGAAGCGGTAAACGTTCCGAAAGAAAAGGGAAAGGGGATTTTTGAAGAGACTCCTGTAGAAAGAAAACCTCTTTACGAAACTGAAGCCCTTGAAAGTGAGGAGGAACCGGTTCTTAAGCCTACACCTGAGATAAAAAAAGAAAAAGAAAGGGATTTTATTCCCAAACGTCCGGTTTTACGAGATTTTCTCTGGGAAAAAAATGTACCCCTGATTCTTCGTTCCAGGGGGCTTTTGATTTTTTCTATCCTCTTTGCTATTGCGATGATATTCGGTCTTACTTTTCTTGTTATGAGTTTTAATAAGGCTACCGAAAACCTTGATGGTCTTCTAACTGAGCTTTCTAAGAATAAACCCAGTATGGTCTATGATCGTAGCGGGAACTTACTCTCAGAAATTTATCAAAAAAAAGTAGGAACCAGTAATTTGGAAGATTTTCCCAAAGGGCTGGTTCAAATGATTCTGGCAGTTGAAGATCGAAATTTTTACGACCATGGTGGAATCGACTATATTGCTATTTTTCGAGCCTTATTTCGAAACATCTCCCATTTTGGCTATTCTCAGGGGGCCTCCACTATAACCATGCAGCTTTCCCGCATTCTCATTAAAGACCGACAAAAAAGCCTGTCGCGAAAGTTCCGGGAAGCTGAAATTGCTTTCGCCCTGGAAACAAGGCTGAAAAAAGACGAAATCCTCAAAGCCTACTTGAACCAGGTCTATCTCGGACATGGCGCCTATGGGTTTGAGAACGCTGCTATGTACTATTTTAACCGAGAATTAAAGGATTTGAAGGTTAAGGAAATGATCCTTTTAGCCTCCCTGGCTTCAGCACCGGAACGGTATTCTCCTTTTAAACACAGGGAGCTTTCTAAGAAAAGAGTAAAAATTATAGTTGAGCAGTTGATTCGTTATAATATCATCCAGCCTTCGATTCGCGCAGAAATCGATGACTTCTATGCCGGTTTAAAACCTCCTCCTTATAAATCGGTTTTTAAAGGCCGGTACGATGAGGCACCCTATGTCACCGAGCATGTTCGATCTATTCTTAAAGCAGTAAACCCGGATAAAAACATTTACTATGAAGGGGGATTTAAAATAGAGACGACTATTCAACTGGATCTACAGAAGCAAGCCATTTTGGACACTCAGAAACATGTCGATTACCTTACCGGTAAAAAGGGTGGAATTAAAAAGGTCTGGTTAAAGAAAGACGAAAAACCCCCGGTTTCTGATGATTCCACTCTACAGGCAGCAGTTATAGGCCTTGATCCCCAGACCGGCGAAATTCTCTTTATGCACGGAGGAGGGGACAGATTTCATCAGGATAACCAGCTCAACCGGGCTATCCAGATACGCAGGCAGACCGGGAGTTCGATAAAACCCGTTCTTTATGCGGCAGCCATAGATTCCGGAAAGGTGCATACAGGCATGAGAGTTATGGATGCCAAGGTTTTTTACAGGGGAAAGAATGGAGAGAAGGATTGGACACCCAATAACTTTGATAAGGAATATCTTGGAGAAATTTCTCTCCGTACAGCCCTGGAGAAGTCTAAGAATACAGTAGCAGTCCAAATTGCAGAAAAAATTGGTCTTTCGACGGTAGCGAGATACTACCAGCAGTTTTTCTTTCCGGATCCTCAGGAATATAAAAAGCGTTACCGGGATGATTTGTCTGTAGCTCTGGGTTCCCTGGAATTTTCTCCTCTGGAGATGGCCACCGTGTTTTCTTCTTTTGCCAATGATGGTAAAATACAGAGACCCTATCTGATACGTAGAATTACATCTTCCACCGGGAAGGTAATTTATGAATATGATCTGAATGATGAATTTAATATGAAAATTCCTTTTGAGAGAAGGGTGGTAAACCCGGATACAGCCGAAGTTATGATTAGTCTCATGACCAGCAGTGCCCGCTACAGTAGTGTAAGGAAAACCGGTTATAAAGGAATCGTCGCCGGAAAGACCGGCACTACTAACGATTATAAAGATGCCTGGTTTGTAGGTCTCAAACCCAACCTGTCTCTTGCTGTCTGGATAGGTTATGATGATTCCGCATACGGAATGGGACCCAAAGGAGTGGGTTCTCTGGCAGCAGCTCCCCTCTGGGGAACAATAGCCGCTCATGCAGATACTCTGGCTGTTTTACCGAAAAGAAGCTTTACATTCAGTAAGAATGCTGAGCAAATAGAAATATGCAAAGAGACAGGGCTTGATGCCAGTGCCTGTCCCTGTGAAGCAAAGGAGAAAGAGTTTTTTACAAGCAAGGCAAAGCCTTCTAAAGAATGCATTGCTCCTGCTGTAGATAAATCGAATTCAATCCAATCTCTTTTCTAA
- the fliF gene encoding flagellar M-ring protein FliF has translation MPEQVQKLLNQLKELSSKLDKTKKAILAAILGVVVIAFVVLSNFSLQKNYVILFHDLDSKNFAEITKKLDAMGYSYNTSDTSVISVEPEKRQQIVTKLAQENLIPPGVPGWEIFDVEKFTETQFDKDIKKFRALKGAIEKSLQTLKPINKAYVNIALPDSELFETTRSPVKASVILHYAPGIESISKKEVKGIVNLVSRAVPRLKPEYVTVADDTGRVISDFEEDLEKEKLELRLIQEKLRIQDEERVKRLLDIRKTLRWTLGGEDRVDITRFEYLVNWDKESYKSNEVSPVVKIPDNPDTPYSELELVEGNSLKVSSKETTESFTGRGFTPDGPAGTEPNLPPGYKDTDYQKANYQKKENITNYEFNRKVRDVQKQPWKVEKITLSVVVDGIWTKKITDDGFKYERKYTPVSEEEIRNITKNLKAAVGFDPARGDQLNVVTLQRDRSEQFAKEDAELERQKTIRNAIIVSLALLTAFILIILIYRAVKKEIARRRRLKEEELAAQQQMMREAALRVMEEGSAEVELSPDEKLRKELLDNAVKMAKEKPEEVAQLLRTWLSEEDSG, from the coding sequence ATGCCCGAACAGGTTCAGAAACTCCTGAATCAACTCAAAGAGTTATCGTCTAAACTGGATAAAACCAAGAAGGCTATTCTTGCTGCGATCCTCGGGGTCGTAGTGATAGCTTTTGTTGTCTTATCTAATTTTTCTCTTCAAAAGAATTATGTCATCTTATTCCACGATCTGGATAGTAAAAACTTCGCAGAAATTACTAAAAAACTGGATGCAATGGGCTATTCCTATAACACCTCAGACACTTCAGTGATTTCTGTGGAACCTGAGAAGAGGCAGCAAATTGTAACAAAACTGGCCCAGGAGAATCTAATTCCTCCCGGAGTTCCCGGTTGGGAAATTTTTGATGTGGAAAAGTTTACAGAAACCCAGTTTGATAAAGATATTAAAAAATTTAGGGCTCTGAAAGGAGCTATAGAAAAATCTTTACAGACTTTGAAGCCCATCAACAAAGCCTATGTGAATATTGCGCTTCCTGATTCGGAGTTATTTGAGACTACCCGTTCCCCCGTAAAGGCTTCTGTAATTTTGCATTATGCCCCCGGTATCGAATCTATCAGTAAGAAAGAAGTGAAGGGGATTGTGAATCTTGTTTCCAGAGCGGTTCCCCGTTTAAAACCGGAGTATGTAACTGTAGCCGATGATACAGGCCGGGTAATTTCTGACTTCGAAGAAGATCTCGAAAAAGAAAAACTGGAACTCAGGCTCATTCAGGAAAAACTCAGGATTCAGGATGAAGAAAGGGTAAAACGTCTGCTTGATATTCGAAAAACCCTTCGCTGGACTTTAGGTGGTGAGGACAGGGTGGATATTACCCGTTTCGAATACCTCGTAAACTGGGATAAGGAATCCTATAAATCAAATGAAGTTTCTCCTGTAGTGAAAATTCCGGATAATCCGGATACACCGTATAGTGAATTGGAGTTAGTAGAAGGGAACTCCTTAAAAGTTTCTTCCAAAGAAACCACGGAAAGTTTTACCGGTCGCGGTTTTACTCCGGATGGACCTGCCGGAACGGAACCCAATCTACCTCCCGGATACAAGGATACAGACTATCAGAAAGCTAATTATCAGAAAAAAGAGAATATAACCAATTATGAATTTAACCGGAAGGTTCGGGATGTTCAAAAGCAGCCCTGGAAGGTAGAAAAAATTACCCTTTCTGTAGTGGTGGATGGAATCTGGACTAAGAAAATTACGGATGATGGTTTTAAATACGAAAGAAAATACACCCCTGTTTCAGAAGAAGAGATTCGAAATATTACAAAAAACTTAAAAGCTGCCGTTGGTTTTGACCCGGCCAGAGGGGATCAGTTAAACGTAGTGACCCTGCAAAGAGACCGTTCCGAGCAATTTGCGAAAGAAGATGCCGAGTTAGAAAGGCAGAAAACGATTCGAAATGCGATTATTGTTTCTCTGGCTTTACTTACAGCATTCATACTCATCATCCTGATATACAGAGCGGTTAAAAAGGAAATTGCCAGAAGAAGAAGACTCAAAGAAGAAGAGCTGGCTGCTCAACAGCAGATGATGCGCGAGGCTGCTTTACGGGTTATGGAAGAAGGTTCTGCTGAAGTGGAACTTTCTCCGGATGAAAAACTCAGGAAGGAACTTCTGGATAATGCAGTGAAAATGGCCAAGGAAAAGCCGGAAGAGGTGGCTCAGCTCCTCAGAACCTGGCTTTCGGAAGAGGATAGCGGTTGA
- a CDS encoding PEGA domain-containing protein, which yields MRFIFLFLILFFLSCKQEMLYRLQSEPSGVNVVDIVQNRVIGTTPLIIRLQEKEEKKFLLEMEGYKVKELDLSFKKEAKEENLKIKLEKNLNVSLESKPEGAEVSVDGKVYGITPIRFELKQGEHKIQVARQGFKAEIFTVNIQFPEQEIIKTLTLLSLKDLEDLKKREEEEKRKAEEESFTEFKEGGVTYHRLKGYSDSLVPIALIGTNEDAQIVREKRLYWGPYEGEMGWKEAVERCKTKRMQLPSRKELNLVAKSNLGKIKTPCCKYWSSESHPDSEDAKYYVSVSDGQSVLHPASYSHNVRCIVYRWIRVSH from the coding sequence ATGAGATTTATTTTTCTATTCTTGATCCTTTTTTTTCTTTCTTGCAAACAGGAAATGTTGTACAGGTTACAATCGGAACCTTCCGGGGTGAATGTAGTTGATATTGTTCAAAACCGAGTAATTGGAACAACACCACTTATCATCAGACTCCAAGAAAAAGAAGAGAAGAAGTTTCTTCTTGAAATGGAAGGTTATAAAGTAAAAGAGCTTGATTTAAGTTTTAAGAAAGAAGCAAAAGAAGAAAACCTGAAGATTAAATTAGAAAAAAATCTAAACGTAAGTCTTGAGTCGAAACCGGAAGGAGCAGAAGTTAGTGTTGATGGAAAAGTATACGGCATAACACCTATTCGATTTGAACTCAAGCAGGGTGAGCATAAAATCCAGGTCGCCAGACAGGGTTTTAAAGCCGAAATCTTTACTGTAAATATTCAATTTCCGGAACAGGAAATTATAAAAACACTTACTCTTCTTTCCTTGAAGGATTTGGAAGATTTAAAAAAGAGAGAAGAGGAAGAAAAAAGAAAAGCAGAAGAGGAATCCTTTACTGAATTCAAAGAAGGCGGAGTCACCTATCACCGCTTAAAAGGTTATTCGGATTCCCTGGTTCCGATTGCCCTTATCGGAACTAACGAAGATGCTCAAATTGTTCGTGAGAAACGACTTTACTGGGGACCTTACGAGGGAGAGATGGGGTGGAAAGAAGCGGTGGAAAGATGTAAGACAAAAAGAATGCAGCTTCCATCGAGGAAAGAGTTAAACCTGGTAGCCAAATCCAATCTCGGTAAAATTAAAACACCCTGTTGCAAGTATTGGTCTTCGGAATCCCATCCTGATTCAGAAGATGCCAAATATTATGTGTCAGTTAGTGATGGACAGTCCGTACTTCATCCTGCCAGTTACTCCCATAATGTTCGTTGTATCGTTTATCGATGGATACGTGTTTCTCACTAA
- a CDS encoding SDR family oxidoreductase, with protein MMSKRILVTGGAGFIGSHLCERLLEENNEVICIDNFFTGRKKNLYHLMDKRRFELIRHDIIEPFQIEVDQIFNFACPASPVHYQYNPIKTVKTNVLGTTNMLGLARRTGARILQASTSEVYGNPLEHPQKETYWGNVNPIGIRSCYDEGKRIAETLCFDYHRQNKVDIRVIRIFNTYGPRMLENDGRVVSNFIVQALRGEDITIYGDGSQTRSFCYVDDLVEGILRMMNNPDFIGPVNLGNNKEFTVKELAEEIIALTGSKSQLVFKPLPQDDPVRRQPDLSLAKEKLSYEPKVPLTEGLKKTIAYFEKEIQEGG; from the coding sequence ATCATGTCTAAGAGAATTTTAGTTACAGGGGGAGCCGGTTTTATAGGGTCTCATCTATGTGAAAGATTATTAGAAGAGAATAATGAAGTAATTTGTATAGATAATTTCTTTACAGGGCGAAAAAAGAATCTGTATCACCTTATGGATAAACGTCGATTTGAATTAATCCGACACGATATCATTGAACCCTTTCAAATTGAAGTTGACCAAATTTTTAACTTTGCCTGTCCGGCATCTCCCGTCCATTATCAGTATAACCCGATAAAAACAGTCAAGACAAATGTTCTCGGAACCACCAATATGCTGGGACTGGCCAGGAGAACAGGAGCCAGAATTTTGCAGGCTTCTACCAGTGAAGTTTATGGTAATCCCCTCGAACATCCGCAAAAGGAAACTTACTGGGGTAATGTCAATCCTATCGGTATTCGGAGTTGCTATGATGAAGGTAAGAGAATTGCCGAGACTCTTTGCTTTGATTATCACAGACAGAACAAGGTAGATATTCGTGTAATCCGTATATTTAATACTTATGGACCCCGGATGTTAGAGAATGATGGAAGGGTCGTGAGTAATTTTATTGTACAGGCACTACGCGGAGAGGATATTACGATCTATGGTGATGGCTCTCAAACCCGTTCCTTTTGCTATGTAGATGACCTGGTGGAAGGCATTCTTCGCATGATGAACAATCCCGATTTCATCGGACCGGTAAACCTCGGAAATAATAAGGAGTTTACCGTGAAAGAACTGGCCGAAGAAATAATCGCTTTAACCGGCTCCAAATCTCAATTGGTATTCAAGCCTTTACCGCAGGATGACCCGGTTCGCAGGCAGCCGGATTTAAGTCTTGCAAAAGAAAAATTGTCTTATGAACCCAAGGTGCCGCTTACGGAAGGATTAAAAAAGACAATCGCA
- the fliH gene encoding flagellar assembly protein FliH, with product MSKLVFKPIEIADSHEQIDLNLPDKYKKYHPTEEEEDFEVDQEGNVIEQYQGPSIDEIEAELDRYRQETEAQVRELLEEARAKADKIVEEGRTRAFQMIQESKEKIKAEEDQGRARAAQVEDRAKLEAERMIKEAEMKVNEIEHEAYQKGYDAGREVGFKKGQSEVRRLIDRLGTIVGKAIDIREDIIQASEKQMVEMILIIARKVIKDEIIERKEIVLNNIREALKRIKDRDRVDIRVNFSDLEITTAHKDELIKLMESLRKVNIYEDSRVDRGGVIIETDVGAIDARISTQLKEIEEAIRNAEPI from the coding sequence ATGTCCAAGTTAGTCTTTAAACCCATTGAAATTGCAGATTCTCACGAGCAGATTGATTTAAACCTGCCCGATAAGTATAAGAAATATCACCCTACGGAGGAAGAAGAAGATTTTGAAGTCGACCAGGAAGGGAATGTTATTGAGCAATATCAGGGGCCTTCGATCGATGAAATTGAAGCCGAGCTTGACCGCTATCGTCAGGAAACGGAAGCCCAGGTTCGGGAGCTTTTAGAAGAGGCCAGGGCCAAGGCGGATAAAATTGTAGAGGAAGGTAGAACCCGTGCCTTCCAGATGATTCAGGAATCCAAAGAAAAAATCAAAGCCGAAGAAGACCAGGGAAGGGCTCGTGCCGCCCAGGTTGAAGACAGGGCCAAACTCGAAGCCGAGAGGATGATCAAAGAAGCCGAAATGAAGGTGAATGAGATCGAACACGAGGCCTATCAAAAAGGTTATGATGCCGGTCGCGAAGTAGGTTTCAAGAAAGGTCAGAGTGAAGTCCGAAGGTTGATTGACCGTCTGGGAACGATTGTAGGAAAGGCTATTGATATTCGGGAAGATATTATCCAGGCCTCCGAAAAACAGATGGTTGAGATGATTTTGATTATCGCCAGAAAAGTTATCAAAGATGAAATTATAGAGCGTAAAGAGATTGTATTGAATAATATTCGAGAAGCCCTCAAACGTATTAAAGACAGAGACCGTGTGGATATCCGGGTTAACTTCTCCGATCTGGAAATTACTACCGCGCACAAAGACGAACTTATCAAGCTCATGGAATCTCTGCGGAAAGTCAATATCTACGAAGACTCTCGCGTGGATAGAGGTGGAGTGATTATCGAAACCGATGTGGGTGCTATCGACGCCAGGATTTCTACACAACTTAAAGAAATCGAAGAAGCCATTCGAAACGCAGAACCGATTTAG
- a CDS encoding glycosyltransferase family 39 protein, translating into MKNKWILLAFLFAVSLTALLPGSSGDALLLQGDEVMHIATIRESLAHGEYILPRLNGEANYFKPPLLFWLGMASEKVFGTSLLSARLPAILLASFTVSVLFLFLLDITKKIRLSFFSSLIYLFTLGNFKFGRLLMMEQGMVFSLLLTTYLFYKYYKTRKKAFIILSSLTAGVSYLYKGPLFQVYTAILLLSWAGVFLSHFKFSPFAWKGKRYIRSLVSTLVLFHLIELVPILAWLSFLVYLKGSGILYYFFVVENYGKFFSENQNLFRIFSGWIFYAQPIGFALLYFAFYSLKLKIKSRNSLFARVIINTSFLLTLLHLLPNRKDGYYIFFRLYP; encoded by the coding sequence GTGAAAAATAAGTGGATACTGCTTGCATTTCTTTTTGCTGTAAGTCTTACTGCACTTTTGCCGGGAAGTTCAGGGGATGCTCTCCTTTTACAGGGAGATGAGGTTATGCACATTGCTACCATTCGAGAGAGTCTGGCACATGGAGAATACATACTTCCCCGCTTGAATGGAGAGGCCAATTATTTCAAACCTCCCCTTCTTTTCTGGTTAGGAATGGCTTCAGAAAAAGTCTTTGGTACGAGTCTTCTATCAGCAAGACTCCCTGCTATCCTGCTGGCTTCTTTTACGGTAAGTGTCCTATTCCTTTTTCTTCTGGATATTACTAAAAAAATCCGGCTTTCCTTTTTTTCATCGCTTATTTACCTTTTCACCCTTGGAAATTTCAAGTTTGGAAGACTTCTCATGATGGAACAGGGGATGGTTTTCTCCTTATTACTCACTACGTACTTATTCTATAAATATTACAAAACGAGAAAGAAAGCCTTTATTATTTTATCTTCGCTCACTGCCGGTGTATCCTATCTCTATAAGGGTCCTTTATTCCAGGTTTATACAGCCATTCTACTTTTATCCTGGGCCGGAGTCTTCCTATCGCATTTTAAGTTTTCCCCTTTTGCCTGGAAAGGAAAACGATATATCAGAAGTTTAGTTTCGACTTTAGTTCTATTCCACCTCATTGAGCTTGTGCCTATCCTGGCCTGGCTTTCTTTTCTCGTCTATTTAAAGGGTAGCGGAATCTTATATTACTTTTTCGTTGTAGAAAATTATGGAAAATTCTTCTCCGAAAATCAGAACCTATTTCGCATCTTTTCCGGATGGATTTTTTACGCTCAGCCCATTGGCTTTGCCTTACTATACTTTGCCTTCTACTCTCTGAAATTAAAAATAAAATCCAGAAATAGCTTATTTGCAAGGGTCATCATTAACACATCTTTCTTGCTTACGCTTTTACATCTCTTGCCCAACAGAAAAGATGGCTATTATATATTCTTCCGGCTCTACCCCTGA